In the genome of Arachis stenosperma cultivar V10309 chromosome 2, arast.V10309.gnm1.PFL2, whole genome shotgun sequence, the window gaaaattgattattttcTTCATCAATTTTGCACTATCATATTGTCTTATGtcttgtatttttattatgattCCTTTCTTCAAAAAGTTCACTCAGTTTAATGTTTTTGAGAAGAAGAAAGTGGTTACACatccaacaataataataaaaaaatcatcatGAATGTGTCACATATGCTGAAACCTTCCTCAAGTTAGGAGTACCACAGTTATTTTGGAAGATTTATCTTTCATACTGAAAAAAGGGGAGGGTATAATACTGAGGCCAAAAGCAATTCCAATATGAAATTTCTTATGTTGTCACAAATAGCGTTTCTTTTGCTAGTAAATCATCAAAAGAGCGTTACTGATGCTGTGTTTAAACCACAGTAGCATGTCCCATGTATAGTCCAAGAAAAAAtcaatatactaaaaataataataatgataataatcaATATCTATAAGCCACATTTCTTAACTTGGCTTCTGTTTGGGGTATGTTGctggaaaattttttttattgcgCAGAACATTGAAAGATGAAAATGTATACCAATAATCTTATCTAAAGATTAAACAAACAACTCCTAaggtgaaaaaaaatataaactgAGAAACAAGATACTATACATGATGAAGTAGAAGTTATTTATTATTGGGAAACAGACTAACATGAATATCTTTCTGTTAACAGTCCTGCCAAGAAATTATGAGAATTGCAAAGCCTACAAAGTACAAGCATCTTTGTAATTAGTGATCGATGGTTTATGAAGATGTGAAGGTGGCTATCATGCTTGTGGATGCTGCCAGTGTCAAGCTTACTACCTCTGCTTTGAACATCATGTGAGTTCTTAAACTTTGCATCTGGTCTAACAATTGAGAAAAAGAGTGAGAAGAATATCTTATGAGAGAAGTTGAAACCTTCTCAACTTGCAATTTTCTTACTTCTTTCATGGAATTAAAAGCACTATTTAGCATTAGGCATCAATTGCCAACATTTTAAGCACCTATAAATAACTCTCTTCGCCACAAATTCATTTCATTGCATGCattatttccttttattaaaaagaattattttaGGCGTCTTTtgtctttttatgtttttttcttctttgtatTTTATGtactaaaaaatttgaaaatttagtgtttttgtttatatatatgggagaaaaaaagagagaaaaaactCTGCAACTAAATACATAACTCTGCTTGATAAGTACTAGTAATAGTTCAAATACCATAACTAATTAACTACTAATATTTGATGCATTTGAGAGAGACTAGTATAGTAGTACTATTGAACCTGTGCCTATAACAATTGAAACCTTTCACAAGATGCAATTATCTTGCATCCATCAAATAAAGTAGAATCAAGGACAAAGTTAGTGTGAGCCAGCTGGGAGGACTTGAAGTGAATGTCTTTAACAAGTTTGGAGCACCACACAATCAAAAAGGGAATACAGTGAATGAAGATGAATTATTTGAAGGAGCAGCTCTTACTGTCTTACATGGTATGGACTAAAATTGTTGCATTACACTGATTAATAATTCAAAAGAGTGGAGTGTCATGATTCATCAGAGACCAAAAAGTATAATACAAAGACCAAAGCAATTTCTTACCCAAACAAAGGTGCTAGACGACAAAGTATGCCTTAATAATTGAGAAAGTGAGCATTGCTTAACTTCAGCTTCATTACTTTGCCAAAATTTACCAGAAATGGCTCATTATGATAATGATAAGGTATCTGAGGagaaatacaaaacacaaaatttcCACAAAAACTACAACTGCACATCTTTCAATCACATGTCTTGTTTTGGAAATAAAAGTTAACAACAGTTAGGATTAAAGGCAAAACTGAAAATTACGTTGCATGATACTTCCATATTGCAAAATAACAATCAAACacataaaattattaaagaGCCAGCAAGGCAATCCCACTAACGATACCAACTTTTTATGAGGCCCCTCAGATCCCTGTTTAGTCAATTATTGTCTTTGTCTTGTTGCTAACAAATTATTGAGAACTACTTCTTCACTATAAGCTTTGATACACCAACACACAGTTCGGTTACAAAGCCTGCAAGCATTGCATTTTTCACTCTTCTCCTTcatatcttaaatttttttatcacttGTTAGAGATCATATCATGGCTGCTGCACTTGTTGGTGGAGCTTTCCTCTCTGGTTTCATTAACGTTCTCTTTGACAGGTTCCTTACAACTGATGCTGTCAACTTGGTCCTGGGCAAGAAACTTGGCCCTGGCTTGGTTGAAAGGCTGAAGACTGCTCTGTTGGGTGCTGAAGGTCTTGTTGCTGATGCTGAGATGAAGCAGTTCGGTAATCCATCTGTGAGGAAGTGGCTTGATAGTCTCAGGGATGCTGTTTACTATGCTGAGGACTTGTTGGACGCTGTCTTCACGAAAGCCGCCACTCAAAAGGAGCAAAGTTCTTCCTGGTGGTCCCCTAGCTTCTTCATCAACCGAGATAGAGATGACATGGTCGACAAGATGGAAGCCGTGGTTACAAGAATTGAGGATCTTGGAAAACAAAAAGATTTCCTTGGTCTTGAAAAGATTCCCACTGGTAGCTCATCATGGAGGACTCCGTCCAGTTCTCTTGTAAGAGGGAGTGTGTATGGCAGGGAGGATGACCAGAATGCCTTATTCAAGATGCTGAATGACAACAATGAGCATCAGCTGTCTGTGTTTGCTATTGTTGGCATAGGTGGGGTTGGTAAAACAACATTAGCCCAATCAGTATACAACAAAGAGGAGGAGTTCATGAAGGGATTTGATCTGAAAGCATGGGTTTGTGTTTCAGAAAATTTTGATATTGCTGAGACTACAAAGAATGTCATAAAGGAGATCTCTCCAGATACTCAAGGTGTTGAGCACTTCAATTCACTTCACCATACTTTGAAAGAAAAATTGTTGAACAAGAAATTCTTTATTGTTCTGGATGATGTTTGGAGTGATGATGGTGACAAATGGAGTAATTTTATGACCCCTTTCCAATATGGGAAGAAAGGAAGTATTGTTCTTCTGACTACTCGTGGGAAAAATGTTGCTTTAGCAGTTCAGAATTGTCGCCCTTATTTTCTCAAAGGGTTGTCAGAAGACTATTGTTGGTCAGTGTTTGCAGACAATGCATCTTTTCCAGAATCAAATGGGAGAGCAGCACTTGAAGAAATAGGTAGAAAGATTGTCAAGAAGTGTGATGGCTTGCCATTAGCTGCAGAAACACTTGGTCGCTTGTTACGTACAAAGCATGATGTTGAGGAATGGAACAAGATACTAATGAGTCATATTTGGGGATTTGCTGTGCAGAAGAGTAAGATTATCCCAGCATTACTGATAAGTTACTTCCATCTTCCTCCACATTTAAAGCGTTGTTTTGTTTATTGTGCTTTATATCGCAAGGATTATAAATTTGAGAAAGATGAATTAATCCTTTTGTGGATGGCAGAAGATCTTTTACCACCACCAAAGAGAGGAGAGAGTTTAGAAGAAGTTGGTTGTGAGTGTTTTGATGAACTAAGTTCCAGATTATTTTTCACGAAGATTAAAGACGGTGATGATTATTTTGTGATGCACGATCTCTTGCATGACTTAGCAATATTCCTTGCTGGGGATTTCTATTGCAACTCAGAAGAACTTGGTGAAGAGGAGGAGATAAGGATTCAAACCCGGCATTTGTGTGTAAACTTACGTCATTGTAGCTCAAAACTTCTTAATTTGATTTCTAAAGTAGAATCTTTGAGAACATTATTATTGTTTGGCGATTTCATATCTCCCAACTGCAACATTGAAGCGGCAACTTGTGACATATTATCAAAGTGTAAATACTTGAGAGCTTTATCCTTTAGTAAACTTAATGTGGTGCATGATTCAATAGAAGAATTGATCCATCTCCGCTACTTGGATCTCTCTTGCTCTAATATTAAGACATTGCCCGAGTCTTTGTGCAAGTTGTGTAATTTGCAAATATTGAAGTTGAATCATTGTTCTAAGCTAACTACGCTGCCTAGTGGTTTGCATAATCTTGTGAGTTTGCGGCATCTTGATATTAGGAAAACTTCTTTGGAAGAAATGCCCAGAAAAATGAGCAAATTGAATCAATTGCACGTTTTGAGTTACTTTAGCGTGGGCAAGCATGAAGAGAATGGAATCCAAGAGTTAGGAGGGCTTGTAAATCTTCATGGATCCTTTGAGATTAAGAAATTGGAGAATATTGTTGATGTGAATGAAGCAAAGAGCTCAAGGATAATGGATAAGAAGCACATTGATGAATTATGGTTGGAATGGTCTCCAAGTAATGATTTGGTTTCAAGCACACAAAAAGAAAGAGACATGCTCGATAACTTGCAAATGCACAGTGGGTTGAAAGAGCTGAAAATCAAGGGATACAAGGGTACCATATTTCCAAATTGGATTGGGCATTGTTCCTACCAAAACATGACCAATGTATCTCTAGAGTCTTGTGACAATTGCTGTATGCTGCCTTCACTTGGACAGCTGCCATTTCTTAAGTCCCTAAGCATTCAACGCTTCCATCAGCTGAGGAGTATTGGCGACGAGTTTTACAAGAATGAAGGAGATCATCATTCTTTGCATATTACACCGTTTCCCTCACTAGAGAAATTGGAATTTCATTATATGGCATGTTGGGAGGTGTGGCAAGTATCTGAGTCGGAAACATTTCCTCAACTTAGGAAGCTTGAAATAACAAATTGTCCAATGTTGAAGGAAGAGATGCTTACTCAGGTATTCTTCAGAATCGTTTCTTCTTTGTCGGATGTTTCCAAAGTTCGCAAACTATGTATATATAACTCCTCTATAGAATGGCTCCCCGCATCTATGTTTCTTGATGGGGATACTTTATCAATTAGGGGATGTGAATATGAGAAGGAGTCTGCATTGAAAGCAATGATAAGCATGAACCATCTAAGTTGCCTCCAAGAAATACACATCTCAGGGTATAACTCTCATGTATCCTTTCCGGCCAATTGTTTTCTCAAATCTTTGCAAAAGCTGAAAATCCGTAGATGTAGAAAACTAGAATTCCCTCAGCAACAGAAGCAGAATTATGGTCTGGTAGAGCTACAAATAGAAGACAGCTGTCATTCACTGACCTCCTTGTCGTTGGATGCCTTTCCCAATCTCAAGAATCTCGAGATATCATGGTGTAGAAATCTGGAATCAGTCTCAATGTCAAAGCCACCACACGCTGCTCTTCAAAGCCTCACCATCTATAAATGCCACAAATTAGTGTCATTTGCAGGAGAAGGACTGGTTGCACCCAACTTGACTCATCTCAGCCTCCTAGAATGCTACAATTTGAAGGCATTACCATGTGACATGAATATTCTACTCCCAAGTTTACAGTCTCTCCAGATATCACAATGTGGGAATCTGGAATCAATCTCAATGTCAGAGGCACCACATGCTGCTCTTCAACGTCTCATAATCAGTGGGTGCTCCAAATTAGTGTCATTTGCAGGAGAAGGACTGGCTGCACCCAACTTGACTCATCTCAGCATCACACATTGCTACAAGTTGGAGGCATTACCACGTGACATGAATAGTCTACTCCCAAGTTTACATTCTCTCGAGATATTTTGTTGCCCAAACATTTGCAGGTTGCCAGAGGCTGGTTTGCCGCCTAACTTGAAATCACTTGAGGTGGGAATTCGTGAGGAACAAATGAGGGATCTATCATGGATGACCAATTTGGAGGCCCTCACTCATCTAAGAATTTATGGTTATGGGTGTAAGAACATAAAGTCATACCCAGAGGTGGGTTTGCTGCCCCATATTCCCTCCCTTACCACTCTTGAGATATGGTGCTTTGATAATCTGGAGACATTGGAGTGCAACAAGCTTCTCTGCCTCACCTCCCTTCAACAATTGCACATTTCATTCTGCCAGAAGCTGGAGAATATGGAAGGAGAAAAGTTGCCTCCCTCTCTCTTGCTACTTCAAATTAaacagtgtcctttgctggaaGAACACTGCAAGAACAAGCATCAACTAATCTGGCCCAAAATTTCCCACATCCCCACCATTAAATTCGTCTGAACAGAGATTTCTGAGCAGGTAATTCTCTAATCTTCATGATTAACACATGCTACCACAATAAATTCACACATGCACACGTGACACTTATTAACACTTGTATTTTTTCAATAGAATTGCATTTGCAGAGGACTATAAGAATTAGTTACCatgaaataaaaattgaaagacaGTCTATGTCTTCTTTCGTGCATTTAAGAATTTGTTTAGATATATTAAACAATGGATGAATCAAATTTACTGTTTTTACCATCTTCTGCAATAGCTTCTACAAGTGCCCAGATGGCTATGATTTCGCCAGATAATCTTTACACAATACAAACCATACTTACATTAACTTCATTCAATCAAAAGAAGTGATTCCTGTTGTAGCTTCACCTTGGTATAGTTACTCTATTTCTCTTTATAATTTACTTCAGGTTGGAGAATATGGCAGGAGAAAAGCTACCTTCCTCTCTGTTATTACTTCAAATTCAAGACTGTCATATACTCGGAGGAGGCTACAAGAAGAAGAGTTGCAGCTATACTCTCTATGAAGGTAACGTAAACTTGATGGATATATAGGTATTGATATTTGAAACTGCTTTATCTCATATAATTTCTTATGGATACTAATTCAAATAGATTTTCCAGGGGCATCAAGAGATAGATAACTACTATAGTCAAGGATGGATTCAACCATTAAA includes:
- the LOC130960304 gene encoding putative disease resistance protein At3g14460: MAAALVGGAFLSGFINVLFDRFLTTDAVNLVLGKKLGPGLVERLKTALLGAEGLVADAEMKQFGNPSVRKWLDSLRDAVYYAEDLLDAVFTKAATQKEQSSSWWSPSFFINRDRDDMVDKMEAVVTRIEDLGKQKDFLGLEKIPTGSSSWRTPSSSLVRGSVYGREDDQNALFKMLNDNNEHQLSVFAIVGIGGVGKTTLAQSVYNKEEEFMKGFDLKAWVCVSENFDIAETTKNVIKEISPDTQGVEHFNSLHHTLKEKLLNKKFFIVLDDVWSDDGDKWSNFMTPFQYGKKGSIVLLTTRGKNVALAVQNCRPYFLKGLSEDYCWSVFADNASFPESNGRAALEEIGRKIVKKCDGLPLAAETLGRLLRTKHDVEEWNKILMSHIWGFAVQKSKIIPALLISYFHLPPHLKRCFVYCALYRKDYKFEKDELILLWMAEDLLPPPKRGESLEEVGCECFDELSSRLFFTKIKDGDDYFVMHDLLHDLAIFLAGDFYCNSEELGEEEEIRIQTRHLCVNLRHCSSKLLNLISKVESLRTLLLFGDFISPNCNIEAATCDILSKCKYLRALSFSKLNVVHDSIEELIHLRYLDLSCSNIKTLPESLCKLCNLQILKLNHCSKLTTLPSGLHNLVSLRHLDIRKTSLEEMPRKMSKLNQLHVLSYFSVGKHEENGIQELGGLVNLHGSFEIKKLENIVDVNEAKSSRIMDKKHIDELWLEWSPSNDLVSSTQKERDMLDNLQMHSGLKELKIKGYKGTIFPNWIGHCSYQNMTNVSLESCDNCCMLPSLGQLPFLKSLSIQRFHQLRSIGDEFYKNEGDHHSLHITPFPSLEKLEFHYMACWEVWQVSESETFPQLRKLEITNCPMLKEEMLTQVFFRIVSSLSDVSKVRKLCIYNSSIEWLPASMFLDGDTLSIRGCEYEKESALKAMISMNHLSCLQEIHISGYNSHVSFPANCFLKSLQKLKIRRCRKLEFPQQQKQNYGLVELQIEDSCHSLTSLSLDAFPNLKNLEISWCRNLESVSMSKPPHAALQSLTIYKCHKLVSFAGEGLVAPNLTHLSLLECYNLKALPCDMNILLPSLQSLQISQCGNLESISMSEAPHAALQRLIISGCSKLVSFAGEGLAAPNLTHLSITHCYKLEALPRDMNSLLPSLHSLEIFCCPNICRLPEAGLPPNLKSLEVGIREEQMRDLSWMTNLEALTHLRIYGYGCKNIKSYPEVGLLPHIPSLTTLEIWCFDNLETLECNKLLCLTSLQQLHISFCQKLENMEGEKLPPSLLLLQIKQCPLLEEHCKNKHQLIWPKISHIPTIKFV